The window CGATGATTAAAGAAAAATCCTATGCCGATTTGGTCAAACCTCTACAAGAACATATTGAAAACATTTCATCCTTCAGAAAAATATATGAAAAACTGAATAACGAGGGCTTAGACAAAATGGTTAAGCTAAGCAGCAACCCTTTGATTAAATTCCCTTTGTATAACTCACCGGTTAGTTTTATGGACATCCTGGGCAGTGCATTAAAACGGGTTGTCGATTAGGTCATTTCAATAACAACCATTCTTTTTTGTCACAAAGTCACCCTAAAGCGATATGCATAACATTTTTTCTCTTCGCTGTTTATGCTAATTCCCCTACCAGGATGGTTAAATCGGTAGTGACCTCTCTTAAATCCATTTCCAGAGCCTTTAACAGGCGTTCTTCCGTTGTTCCCCAGGACAAAGGAGTCATCTGGATCAGGGATTCCATCCATGGTTCTTCCAAAGTGACTCTGTAGCGTAACCGTTCCAGGTTCGAGAGTTTAAACTTACTTTTAAAAATATCGAAGGTATTGCGGTGGGAATCCATCTGTTTGTGAGTCTATTCACAAAAAAATATCCCTTAATAATTCCGGTGCTTTTCTTTGTCTCTTTTCCCTCTCAACTCCTTTTTAAAAACCCTTCTTAATTTTAAAAATGGTACAGTGATTCTCCCTTCTTGCCCTCCGAACTTTTTGTTGCAATGAAGAATTACTATGCCAACGATATCAAAAAATTAAAAAGCCTAAATATATTCTTGTAGCCATTAAACAAAATTTTTCATAAATATAGGGTATAGAACTGGCTTTCTTTTCGTCTTAAGCTTGATCTATATAAAGAGAAAGTATTTTATAAAATTCATTTTATTGAAGGTGATTAGATTGTCTATCAAAACCAGGCTGGTAGCGAATACTCGCCTTTGCTGTCCTAGACCTACCGGCCCCACCGGGCCTACTGGACCCACTGGAGCTACCGGAGCTGTTGGACCTACCGGGGCCACCGGCGCTATAGGCGTTACTGGTGCTACCGGACCTGTCGGAGCCGTTGGATCTACCGGTGCCACCGGACCCACCGGAACTGACGGTGCTACCGGGCCCACTGGGCCAGTTGGTCCACAAGGGCCAACAGGGCTGCAGGGTGTTCAGGGCGAACCCGGTCCTCAGGGAGCTACTGGCCCACAGGGGGTTCAAGGTGAGTCAGGCCCGCAGGGCATTCAGGGTGAGCCCGGTCCGCAAGGGCTACAGGGCATTCAGGGTGAGATCGGGCCGCAAGGTATTCAGGGCGAACCTGGCCCGCAAGGACTGCAGGGCATACAGGGCGAACCCGGCCCACAGGGACCCCAGGGAATCCAAGGTGTGGCCGGTACGGTAGGAACAATCAAAGGCTCATTCAACACATTGGAAGAACTTGAGGCAGCCTATCCTGTCGGGTCCCCGGGAGACTTCTATTTCATTAATCCTTATCTCTACGTGTGGGACCAGGAAAGCGGCCAATGGATTAATGTAGGGGTAATCGCTGGACCACAGGGCATACAAGGGGAACCCGGCCAGCAAGGACCTCAGGGCATGCAAGGAGAAGCTGGCCCACAGGGCCAGCAGGGGCCTCAAGGAATTCAGGGTGAGCCCGGTATTCAAGGACCGACAGGGCCGCAAGGGATACAAGGCGAACCTGGCGTGCAAGGCATTCAGGGCATACAGGGCGTACCTGGTCCGCAGGGACCGGCCGGACCACAAGGTGTTCAGGGTGAAGCCGGCATACAAGGGCCAACAGGGCCACAGGGCGTTCAGGGTGAACCCGGCCAGCAAGGACCACAGGGTATACAGGGCGAGCCTGGGCTGCAGGGTCCGGCTGGTGCGCAAGGGATTCAGGGAGAACCTGGCCCGCAGGGGCCAACCGGACCAGCAGGTACACCAGTAGAAGTATATAACTTTAATCTTTCTGCTCCTGGCAGTACCTACAGCGTAGATGTTGGCAGCATCACTTTCGTATTCTCGTATTATAATCCTGTGACTTTACAGCTAACAATTCACCCGGCTACTTCCGGTACGACAGTTTTGATGGATTTGAGACGCTTCACTTACTATGACGCCATTGCCGAGGGGCAAATAGCGAATAACTATTTGCTTACAGGAAATTATTTTGCTGATCAGTATATATACACCCAATCAAACGATTTCCAGAAGTCATGGCTCCGCCAAAGAAATCCGGATACGCTACTATGGTCATTGTGTGAATATAGCGTTTTTGCCTCCAGTAACGCGTCGAGGGTCGCATTGTGGATCAATTGGATTTATAGAGATATTGCTTTGCCATAACTGACTTTCTTTATAGCCACCAAGCAGCGGTAGCCCTGGCAGATGAACAAACGCATCGCTTAGTGCTAAGCTGCTTGCGCCTGCACCTTAAACGACTAGTCATTCCGCATTGACTTAAAAAGACGGTTCTTTGCCAAAACACTTATTAAGCACGGAGCAATGGTTCCTCCACATCTTTACCCACAAAAACGGCAATAGGAAAATTTTCGGATTCCAGCATATTATCTTGACATACAGTGTATCGTGACATTAAGGATCGAATGAAAAATATGTACTGCTGCATAAAAAGTATTACTCCGTCAACAAGAGGCTTTGATGTAAAAAAATCAGCATGCATTATGCTATGCCGATTTTTCTTCTCCTCTGTGTTTTTATGCTAATTTCCTCCTACCAGGATGGTTAAATCAATGGTAACCTCTCTTAAATCCATTTCTAGAGCTTTGAACCGGCGTTCTTCCGTTGTTCCCCAGGACAAAGGAGTCATCTGGATTAGGGATTCCATCCATGGTTCGTCCGAAGTGACTCTGTAGCGTAACCGTTCCAGGTCCAAAAGCTTAAACTTATTTTTAAAAATATCCATGGTATTGCGGTTGGAATCCCTTTGTTTATGTGCCTGTTCATAAAAAATATCCCTTAATTCCCATAAATGGTTCTTTTCGGGAAGCACCTTAACCACTCTGCCATGGGGAACAAGCATTCTGCCAAACTCCGCATAATTGGCCGGGGTTAAAACGTTGAGAATAAAATGGAATTGTTCACTGGCCAAGGGAGCCTTGGCCAGATCCCCAACGCACCAAAGGGAGCTGGTGTATTCCTTGGCCGCCATATAAATACCCTCTTTAGAAATATCCAGACCTACGCCCAAAGGGTCGAGGGCCGAGTTTTGAGTTATTTTCTTTTGTATCCCTGATAACAGGGAACCTTCGCCGCAGCCGGCATCTAATATTTTTATCCTTCCTTCTTGGAATTTGCTTTGATCTAGGATTAATTCACTGATTTTTGCCATTAAAGGTTCAAAAAAACCCTTTCTGCTAATCATTCTTCGGGCTTCAAACATCCGCCGGTGATATTTTGTCTGCAGGCCATGGGGCAGCATGTTTACATAACCCTGTCTGGACAGATCGTAGCAATGATGATTTTTACAGATCAAACTCTTTACATGAACCAACTTCATTGGACTAAAACAAAGTGGACACCTGAAAACATCTTCATTTTTCCCAAGGAGGCTGGCATGGCCTCTTTCTCTCTTATTTTTGGACATAAAAAAGCACCCCATTCATTCGTTTTACGTAATGAAAAAAGGTACAGCAAATAAACCCGGCCTCATCAACAAACGGCCGAGCCTATTGATCTGTACCTCACATTACCGTAAACGCATAAAATGGGTGCTCATAATTACAGCTTCTCCTCATTAAAGAAATAGACCTTATCTTCCGAATAGTATAACACAAATATCATCTGAAGCTACAGAACAAGGATCTCTTTTTAATTACCGGTATCCACATTTACTTCGGAAGGTTGGAGAAGTTACGTCTTTATCCCATTCCACAGAAGGCATTAGCAAAGGATGTCTCAACGGAGGTGAACTCATCTAAACACCTGACACCTGTAGCAGATTTAAGCATAGACAACGAATCTTTTAAAAGATTAGCCTGATGTTTCCTGAGGCCTGAAATTACCTAAGTGACGTTTCAGGGAGTGGCTAAGTGTTTATCTTTTGTGGCCGCTAACAAGTTATTTAATGGACTAGTTAATCTTATCAATAGATCTTTTGTAATGAATTGTAAAAATTATTTTCAGGAGGCACGAGAAGAAGAAATGAAAGCAAATAAAATCCTAGTAACCATTTTTGCATTAGTCTGTTTATCTGCAGTTGTTCTAACGGGTTGCTCTACGGAAAAAAAATATGTTCCCTATGAAAACAAAGATCTTCAATTTAAAATCAGTATTCCGGAAGATTGGCAAAAAGAAGAGAATCACGAAAATGGAACGAATGGCGTAGCCTTTGGCGATCCGTCATCATTCAGCCTAGCCATTACAGCCGCCGAAGCGCCGGATGGCCTGACTTTGGAGGATTCTACCGCAGCACTTGTAGAAGGCTATAAATCAATGCCTGGGTTTACACAAGTAAAAGAAGATAAAATAGAACTTGGCAAAGCTCCGGCTAGTAAGTTCGTCTTTACTGGAAAAATGGAAGATGAGGATATGAAATGCATGATCATCAACACAATAAAGAATAAAAAAGCTTATGTTGTTTTGTACATGGCCATTCCAGACCAATACGATACAAATCTTCCAGACATTGAAGAAGCGATAAAGTCTTTTGAATTTACCGAATAAACATTAAGATACTGTTAGCGGCCACAAAAGTATAACATTTAGTCACTGTTTAAAATGATGTAATTGTAACTGCCGTAATGAATAATATGCTATGATTTGACAACGCACAATATTTTACATTGTTCGGAAAGACCATACAGATGCAAAGGACCCAACCGGCAGGCCGGTGGGTCCTTGTATTTTAATTGAACATCCTTTTAGGCAAACTACACCCGGATATACATAATTCTTTCCATGGCCCGGTCTTTAACGGCTTTCCACAGGGTTCCCATCATCTGAGGCACCACGGCAATAGCCAGCACCACGGCCCAGTGCTTAAGCTCCAGGGGCTGGGTGTGGAAAATGGGCTGCAAGAAGCCAATGTAATTCACGGACAACTGCAGCAGGGCGGATACCGACACGGCCAAAATTAAATGGGGATTGCCGAAGAAACCGATTTCCGCAATGGAATGCCGTTCCGAACGGCAGGAGAAAACAAAGAACAATTGGAAAAAAACCAGGGTGTTGAAGGCCATGGTTCTGGCCAGTTCCACCGGACCCATCACCAAACCAATGGCAAAGGCCAGCAGGGTGCCAAAGGCAAAGAGGGTTCCGGTACCGGCAATCCGCCAGCCCAGTCCGCCGGAAAAGACGCTTTCCTGGGGATTGCGCGGACGCCGGTACATAATATCCCTTTCGGTGGGATCAACCCCCAGGGCCATGGCCGGCAGTCCGTCGGTCACCAGATTCATCCACAAAATCTGAATGGGCAGCAGGGGCAGCGGCATCCCCATCAGCACCGCCAAAAACATGGTTAATACTTCCCCCACATTGCAGGAAAGCAGATAGCGGATAAATTTACGAATATTTTCATAGATCGCTCTTCCCTCTTCGATGGCTGCCGTAATGGTGGTGAAGTTATCGTCGGCCAGCACCATGGCGGAGGCTTCTTTGGTCACATCGGTTCCCGCCTTGCCCATGGCAATGCCGATGTCCGCCTCTTTAACCGCCGGCGCGTCGTTGACACCGTCACCGGTCATGGCCACCACATGGCCGTTTCGTTTTAAAGCCCGGACAATGCGCAGTTTATGTTTTGGCGTAACCCGGGCATAAACCGCCGCTCCTTCGGCTTCCTCCTGAAGCTCGTCGTCGGACATTTTATCAATTTGGGCTCCGGTAAGCACTTTGCTTTGTCCGGTCAGCAATCCCAGTTCCTTACCCACCGCCCGGGCCGTAAACTGGTGATCGCCGGTAATCATCACCGTTCGGATACCGGCCCTCCGGCAGCTTTGAATGGCCTGAATGGCCGACTGCCGCGGAGGATCAATCATGCCCGCCAGTCCCAGGAAGGTCAGACGCTGTTCCACAATCTCCTCATCCAGCCCTTCCCCGGATGGATGGTCGGGCAGTTCCCGGTAAGCCAGCGCCAATACCCGTAGGGCTTGGTCCGCCATTTCCGAATTTACTTTTAGAATTTCCTGTTTGGCTTGTTCTGTCAGGGGAATGACCCTGCCGTTCTTCATTATCTGGGTACACAATTCCAGAATTCCGTCCGGCGCGCCCTTAACATAGGCGGTAAGCCGGCCCTCCCGGCTGCGGCAAACCACGGACATTCTTTTCCGTTCGCTGTCAAAGGACAACTCCGTTACCCGTTCCTCTGTTTTCTCCAACTGATTGCGCCAGATATTTTTCTTGGCAGCCATCACCATCAGGGCGCCTTCGGTGGGGTCCCCGCTGATGCCCCAGGTCCGGGTCCCTTTTCTTCCCTTTAGGTTGCGGAAAATCTCTCCGACCGTCACTTCCCCTTTGGTCAACTGGGCGTTATTGCAAAGGGCGGCACATTTCAACAGCAGCCCGAATTCCCGGGTCTCATTTTCATTTCCCTCGAAGGAAAAGGATCCTTTGGGGTCATACCCCTCCCCGGTGACCCGCACCATCCTGCCGCCGGTGAACATCTGGCGGACGGTCATCTGGTTTTCCGTTAAAGTACCGGTTTTATCACTGCAGATAACGGTTGCACAACCCAGGGTCTCTACGGCGGGCAGCCGCCGAATAATGGCATTGCGGCGGATCATCCGCTGAACTCCCACAGCCAGGGCAATGGTTACGATGGCCGGCAGTCCTTCGGGGATGGCCGCCACGGCCAAGCTTACTCCTGCTAAAAACATATGGTAAAGAGCTTCGCCTCGGAGTACTCCCAACACAACCACCAAGCCGCAGACCACCAGGCAAAATAACACCAGGGTCTTCCCCAGTTGTTCCAGGCGTCTTTGTAAAGGCGTCTGGTCCTCTTCCGCCTCCTGGATCATTTTGGTGATATGGCCCATCTCGGTCTGCATGCCGGTGGCGGTTACCACCCCCCGGCCCCGGCCCCGGACCACCACGGTGCCCATGTAGGCCATGTTCCGGGTGTCTCCCAAAGAAACTTCTTCCACTCCGGCCATATTGGCAACCCGTTTTTTTACAGGGTTTGATTCTCCGGTAAGGGCCGATTCCTCCACTTCCAGATTAGCCACCGAAAGCAGACGGAGGTCCGAGGGTACCCGGTCCCCGGTATCCAACAGAACAATATCTCCCGGTACCAGTTCGGCAGCAGGAATTTTTCTTTCCAAGCCGTTCCGGATGACCTTGGCCTCCGGAGCGGTTAAAGCCTTTAAAGCCTCCAGAGACTTTTCCGCCCGGAATTCCTGCATAAAACCAAGAGCAGCATTGACCAGGACAATGACAATAATGGTGACGGCGTCCGCCCACTCACCCAGCAGCCCGGAAACAACCGTGGCGGCCAGCAGAATTAAAACCATTAAATCCTTGAACTGGTCCAGCAGCATCTTCCAGGGCTGAATCCGCTTGCTGTCGCACAACTTATTCAAGCCAAATTGCTCCAGTCTTTCCTTGGCCTGATGTTCCTGCAGCCCCTTTTCGGCACTGGTGCCAAGTTTGTCCAAGACTTCCTGCCTGCTCATTTCAAACCAACGTGTGGTCATGGTGTCACCCCTCCAAAAGGATTGTCCAAAAGGATTTATTAAAGATTTTATTCAGCCTGTCCCAAAAAAAGACCCACTTTGTTGGGCTTGTCTTGATCCGTTTTGGCCTGGCCCTATTTTTATCCTGTAAAGCCATTGGCGGCGTTTGTTTTTTTCGATAAAATAAAGGGATGTAAGAGAGGAGAAGATGATATGGCTTTTGATGGACTGGTTATGGCTGCCGTAGCCAGTGAACTGGCCGGTAAAATTGTTGGCGGCCGGTTGGAAAAGATCCACCAGCCTGGACCCAGTGAACTGGTACTGGTGATCCATACCAGGGATTGGGGCAAGCAAAGGCTTTTGATATCTGCCGAGGCCCGGGACGCCCGGGTTCACCTTACCGATGGCGCCTATGTCAATCCCCTGGCCCCACCGGTTTTTTGCATGGTTTTACGCAAGCATTTGGAAGGCGGCCGCATTCGCTCGGTGGAGCAAGTGGGCTTGGAGCGGGTTTTAAAACTATCTTTTGATTCCAGGGACGAACTGGGCCGGCCGGGCAGCAAGCTTCTATTCTGCGAAGTGATGGGCAAACACAGCAACGTCCTGCTGGTAGATCCCGGCAGCAACACCATTGTGGACGGCATCCACCGCTATTCCCACTCGGTGTCCCGTTACCGGGAAGTGCTGCCCAACCGCCCCTACCTGCCTCCTCCGGAACAGGGAAAAAAGGACCCCAGGCAATTGTCCGAAGAACAGTTCCGCTCGGTCATTTTGAACAGCGATCTGGGCTCCACCTTAACGGAGGTTTTACTGCAAAACATTGCCGGCATCGGCCCTCAAACCTGCCGGGAATTGGTGGTCCGGGCCGGTCTGCCTCAGGATTATCAACTGGAATACTGTGGAGAGTACGAATTAAACCAGCTTTGGGCGCAATTGCAAAAACTGCGGCAAACCCTCGAGCAGGGAACCTTTGCGCCAACTCTGCTGCTGGACCGCAGAGGACAGCCCCTTGATTTTGCCGCCCTGGATTTATCCCATCTGCCGGCCTTTCGGCGGGAGTCCGGAGAGATGAACCGGCTTTTGGACCGGTATTATGGGAACTTAAAACAGCGCCGGGTGATGGAGTCCCGGCGCCAATCCTTGCTGCAGATTACCCGGCGGGAGATCGCCCGGTTTAAGAAAAAACTGGCCCTGTATCAAAAAAGTTTGGCTGCAGCGGAAAAAGGAGACGATTATCGCCTTTTTGGAGAACTTCTAACCGCCAATCTATATCGCCTGGAGCAGGGCAGCGAAGCCAGGGTGGAAAATTTTTACCATCCGGAAAATCAGGAGCTTCTGGTGCCCCTGGACCCAACCTTGACCCCCGGGGAAAATGCCCAGGCTTACTTTAAAAAATATCTTAAAGCCAAAAATACCCGGGAGGCCGTGCTGGCCCATCTGGAACTGGCTCAGGCGGAAGTCTCTTACCTGGAGGCGGTGGAAATTGCCGTCAGCCAGGCCCTGGACCCGGAAGACCTCCAGGAGATACGGACGGAGTTGGAGGAACAGGCCTACTTAAAAGCACGGACCCAGCAGGGACAAAAAAAATCGAAAAAAGAGCAGGGCCGCTCCACCCCCCTTTCCTTTGTCTCTTCTGAGGGGCTGACCATTCTGGTGGGCAAAAATAATAAACAAAACGATTACCTTACTTTAAAACTGGCCGGTGACGAAGATATCTGGCTGCATACTAAAGACATTCCCGGTTCCCATGTCATTATCCGGCTGGACCGGCATCCGGAGGTTCCTGAACAAACCCTGTTGGAGGCGGCCTCCTTGGCGGCCTGGTTCAGCAAAGCCCGGCAGAGC is drawn from Desulforamulus ruminis DSM 2154 and contains these coding sequences:
- a CDS encoding putative RNA methyltransferase, giving the protein MGCFFMSKNKRERGHASLLGKNEDVFRCPLCFSPMKLVHVKSLICKNHHCYDLSRQGYVNMLPHGLQTKYHRRMFEARRMISRKGFFEPLMAKISELILDQSKFQEGRIKILDAGCGEGSLLSGIQKKITQNSALDPLGVGLDISKEGIYMAAKEYTSSLWCVGDLAKAPLASEQFHFILNVLTPANYAEFGRMLVPHGRVVKVLPEKNHLWELRDIFYEQAHKQRDSNRNTMDIFKNKFKLLDLERLRYRVTSDEPWMESLIQMTPLSWGTTEERRFKALEMDLREVTIDLTILVGGN
- a CDS encoding calcium-transporting P-type ATPase, PMR1-type, whose amino-acid sequence is MTTRWFEMSRQEVLDKLGTSAEKGLQEHQAKERLEQFGLNKLCDSKRIQPWKMLLDQFKDLMVLILLAATVVSGLLGEWADAVTIIVIVLVNAALGFMQEFRAEKSLEALKALTAPEAKVIRNGLERKIPAAELVPGDIVLLDTGDRVPSDLRLLSVANLEVEESALTGESNPVKKRVANMAGVEEVSLGDTRNMAYMGTVVVRGRGRGVVTATGMQTEMGHITKMIQEAEEDQTPLQRRLEQLGKTLVLFCLVVCGLVVVLGVLRGEALYHMFLAGVSLAVAAIPEGLPAIVTIALAVGVQRMIRRNAIIRRLPAVETLGCATVICSDKTGTLTENQMTVRQMFTGGRMVRVTGEGYDPKGSFSFEGNENETREFGLLLKCAALCNNAQLTKGEVTVGEIFRNLKGRKGTRTWGISGDPTEGALMVMAAKKNIWRNQLEKTEERVTELSFDSERKRMSVVCRSREGRLTAYVKGAPDGILELCTQIMKNGRVIPLTEQAKQEILKVNSEMADQALRVLALAYRELPDHPSGEGLDEEIVEQRLTFLGLAGMIDPPRQSAIQAIQSCRRAGIRTVMITGDHQFTARAVGKELGLLTGQSKVLTGAQIDKMSDDELQEEAEGAAVYARVTPKHKLRIVRALKRNGHVVAMTGDGVNDAPAVKEADIGIAMGKAGTDVTKEASAMVLADDNFTTITAAIEEGRAIYENIRKFIRYLLSCNVGEVLTMFLAVLMGMPLPLLPIQILWMNLVTDGLPAMALGVDPTERDIMYRRPRNPQESVFSGGLGWRIAGTGTLFAFGTLLAFAIGLVMGPVELARTMAFNTLVFFQLFFVFSCRSERHSIAEIGFFGNPHLILAVSVSALLQLSVNYIGFLQPIFHTQPLELKHWAVVLAIAVVPQMMGTLWKAVKDRAMERIMYIRV
- a CDS encoding Rqc2 family fibronectin-binding protein, whose product is MAFDGLVMAAVASELAGKIVGGRLEKIHQPGPSELVLVIHTRDWGKQRLLISAEARDARVHLTDGAYVNPLAPPVFCMVLRKHLEGGRIRSVEQVGLERVLKLSFDSRDELGRPGSKLLFCEVMGKHSNVLLVDPGSNTIVDGIHRYSHSVSRYREVLPNRPYLPPPEQGKKDPRQLSEEQFRSVILNSDLGSTLTEVLLQNIAGIGPQTCRELVVRAGLPQDYQLEYCGEYELNQLWAQLQKLRQTLEQGTFAPTLLLDRRGQPLDFAALDLSHLPAFRRESGEMNRLLDRYYGNLKQRRVMESRRQSLLQITRREIARFKKKLALYQKSLAAAEKGDDYRLFGELLTANLYRLEQGSEARVENFYHPENQELLVPLDPTLTPGENAQAYFKKYLKAKNTREAVLAHLELAQAEVSYLEAVEIAVSQALDPEDLQEIRTELEEQAYLKARTQQGQKKSKKEQGRSTPLSFVSSEGLTILVGKNNKQNDYLTLKLAGDEDIWLHTKDIPGSHVIIRLDRHPEVPEQTLLEAASLAAWFSKARQSGKVPVDYTRRRHVRKPKGAKPGMVIYDNQRTLMAAPNEELVERLMPAD